One Pogoniulus pusillus isolate bPogPus1 chromosome 10, bPogPus1.pri, whole genome shotgun sequence genomic window carries:
- the GMNN gene encoding geminin — MNSKMKQNAGKSSGSLQKYLTGTTSSAAPRQTLKMIQPSATGCLVGRRNEKKSSIKRNLFNKFTSKPCKAEGSVDKQQENENTNDAVQAVDLMIKGSPSSQYWKEVAEERRKALYEVLQENEKLHKEIEQKDGEIARLKEENEELMSIAEHVHYMTSMIERLTRQAPENLETLESLAVEESKEGNEVLSCGDDADSTSEERPSQVSCGLRESISDLASKEANLQLE, encoded by the exons ATGAATTCCAAAATGAAGCAGAACGCAGGAAAATCATCCGGGTCGTTGCAG AAGTACCTCACAGGCACCACAAGCAGTGCTGCCCCAAGACAGACTCTTAAAATGATTCAGCCATCAGCAACAGGTTGCCTGGTTGGCAGACGTAATGAG AAGAAATCTTCAATCAAAAGGAACCTCTTTAATAAGTTCACCTCAAAGCCTTgtaaagctgagggatctgtGGACAAGCAGCAAGAAAATGAGAATACGAATGATGCCGTTCAAGCTGTAGATCTCATGATAAAAG GAAGTCCTTCATCTCAGTATTGGAAAGAAGTGgctgaagaaaggagaaaggcttTGTATGAAGTACTTCAAGAAAACGAAAAG TTGCACAAAGAAATCGAGCAGAAAGATGGTGAAATTGCCCGcctaaaagaagaaaatgaagagctGATGTCTATTGCTGAACATGTGCACTATATGACCAGCATGATTGAG agGCTAACCAGGCAAGCGCCTGAGAATCTTGAGACACTGGAGAGTTTAGCTGTAGAGGAATCCAAAGAAGGAAATGAAGTGCTCAGCTGTGGAGATGATGCAGACAGCACTTCTGAAGAAAGACCATCACAAGTATCGTGTGGCTTAAGGGAGAGTATATCAGATCTTGCTTCAAAGGAGGCAAATCTGCAGTTGGAATGA